A single window of bacterium DNA harbors:
- the serC gene encoding 3-phosphoserine/phosphohydroxythreonine transaminase yields the protein MMGRVYNFNPGPSTLPLSALEKAQAEFTDYKGTGLSVLEMSHRSKEFEAILADTQNLLRELIGIPENYKILFLGGGASLQFAMLAMNFIPQGGSADYVVTGEWAKRAFKEANIVAKGRAAASSEDKNFSYLPQPASWDLAPDAAYVHITSNNTIFGTQYRTFPDLKGKFLVCDMSSDILSRRFDINRFAMIYAGAQKNLGPAGVTVVILRDDLAATAREGLPTMLSYATHIKNNSLYNTPPCFSIYIMQLTLQWAKEIGGLTAIEKVNRDKAELLYSAIDGSDGFYRGTVAPDSRSWMNVPIRLATEELEAAFIAEAKNQGMIGLKGHRSVGGLRVSMYNAMPLAGIEKLVKFMKQFKASH from the coding sequence ATCATGGGACGTGTCTATAATTTCAATCCGGGGCCCAGCACCCTGCCCCTCTCCGCTCTTGAAAAAGCTCAGGCGGAGTTCACCGATTACAAAGGCACCGGCTTATCCGTCCTCGAGATGTCGCATCGGTCCAAGGAGTTCGAGGCTATTCTCGCCGACACGCAAAATCTGTTGCGGGAGTTGATCGGCATCCCCGAGAATTACAAGATCCTCTTCCTCGGCGGCGGCGCCAGTCTGCAATTTGCGATGCTGGCGATGAATTTCATCCCCCAGGGCGGTTCGGCCGATTATGTGGTCACCGGCGAATGGGCCAAACGGGCCTTCAAGGAGGCCAACATCGTCGCCAAAGGCCGCGCCGCTGCCTCCTCCGAGGACAAAAACTTTTCCTATCTCCCGCAGCCGGCGAGCTGGGACCTCGCTCCCGACGCCGCCTATGTGCACATCACCTCCAACAATACCATTTTCGGCACCCAGTATCGCACTTTTCCGGACCTCAAGGGCAAATTTCTGGTCTGCGACATGTCGTCGGACATCCTCTCCCGCCGCTTTGACATCAACCGGTTCGCGATGATCTATGCAGGGGCGCAGAAAAACCTCGGCCCGGCGGGCGTCACCGTGGTCATTCTGCGCGATGACCTGGCCGCCACCGCACGCGAGGGTTTACCCACCATGCTCTCCTATGCCACCCATATCAAGAACAACTCGCTATACAATACGCCGCCCTGTTTCTCGATTTACATCATGCAGCTGACCCTGCAATGGGCCAAGGAGATCGGCGGACTGACCGCCATCGAAAAAGTCAATCGCGACAAGGCGGAACTGCTCTATTCGGCCATCGACGGCAGCGACGGCTTTTACCGCGGCACGGTTGCGCCCGATTCCCGCTCCTGGATGAACGTTCCCATCCGCCTGGCTACCGAAGAGCTCGAAGCGGCCTTCATCGCCGAAGCCAAGAACCAAGGCATGATCGGCCTCAAGGGACATCGTTCAGTGGGCGGCCTACGGGTCTCGATGTACAACGCTATGCCTCTGGCCGGGATCGAAAAGCTGGTCAAGTTTATGAAACAATTCAAGGCGAGCCACTAA
- a CDS encoding M28 family peptidase: MRTPSILLLAALTTASILPCSASDFPARSLAAIQPDIMRQQLLFLASDSLLGRNTPSPGLDTAAAFIARAFQSSGLQPFQGSYFQEIDLHQIFLGDSNSCRITGRDGLSRDYLIKKEYMPFEMTANKLCHGEIVFAGYGLATPELGYDDYAGLDVAGKIVLVLKRGPRQNDPASPFFIHKDVSFTRTEEKIKTAIEHGAAGILLVTDPLHNRMLTPRGFPWPSLFPGFPADAVPVTLGKTESDKIPAIQVGEEAIIQLFGSVAALRAEQAAIDSAMMPHSHPLVGCRADIRTSTRHLVQHARNVVGLIPGSDKRLKDEVVIIGAHYDHTGYTHHGPASQDSIYNGADDNASGTVGVLAAARALAMAEKKPKRSILCMAFAGEEKGLFGSTHYVAEPLWPLDKTAVMLNMDMISRNRLDSLSITGSRTSLELQKDLIKANRKTGFLLDVSSDNYLRGGSDHAPFVRKGIPVLFFNSGMHPDYHKVSDAADKCNVYKMARVAELCSRVAWQVANDKQKPVFIPPVKPVK, translated from the coding sequence ATGCGTACCCCCTCCATCCTGTTGCTCGCGGCCTTGACCACTGCAAGCATATTACCCTGCAGCGCCTCCGATTTTCCAGCCCGTTCCCTGGCAGCCATTCAACCGGACATCATGCGGCAGCAGCTGCTCTTTCTCGCTTCCGATTCGTTGCTCGGACGCAATACGCCCAGCCCCGGCCTCGATACCGCTGCTGCCTTCATCGCCCGTGCCTTTCAGTCGAGCGGTTTGCAGCCGTTCCAGGGCAGCTATTTCCAGGAGATTGACCTGCACCAAATCTTTCTGGGCGACAGCAACAGCTGCCGGATCACCGGACGCGATGGCCTCAGCCGGGATTATCTCATCAAGAAGGAGTATATGCCCTTCGAGATGACCGCCAACAAGCTCTGCCATGGCGAGATCGTCTTCGCGGGTTACGGCCTCGCCACCCCGGAGCTGGGCTACGATGATTATGCGGGCCTGGACGTTGCGGGCAAGATTGTCCTCGTCCTCAAAAGGGGTCCGCGCCAGAACGATCCGGCCAGCCCGTTTTTCATTCACAAGGATGTCAGCTTCACCCGTACGGAAGAAAAGATTAAAACCGCGATAGAGCATGGCGCTGCAGGCATTTTGCTGGTGACCGATCCGTTGCACAACCGGATGCTTACCCCGCGCGGATTCCCCTGGCCAAGCCTCTTTCCAGGATTTCCGGCCGATGCCGTCCCGGTCACTCTCGGCAAGACCGAGAGCGACAAGATTCCCGCCATCCAGGTGGGGGAGGAAGCGATCATCCAGCTTTTCGGCAGCGTCGCAGCGCTGCGGGCCGAGCAGGCGGCGATCGACAGCGCCATGATGCCACACTCACATCCCCTTGTCGGCTGCCGGGCGGACATTCGCACCTCGACCCGGCATCTTGTCCAGCATGCCCGAAATGTGGTCGGACTCATTCCGGGAAGCGACAAACGCCTCAAGGACGAGGTCGTGATCATCGGAGCCCATTATGATCATACCGGCTATACCCATCATGGTCCCGCCAGCCAGGACAGCATTTACAACGGTGCTGACGACAACGCCTCCGGGACGGTGGGCGTCCTCGCTGCCGCCCGGGCCCTGGCCATGGCGGAGAAAAAACCAAAACGCTCCATCCTCTGTATGGCTTTCGCTGGAGAGGAGAAGGGGCTGTTCGGTTCGACCCATTATGTGGCCGAACCTCTTTGGCCGCTCGACAAGACCGCGGTCATGCTCAACATGGACATGATCAGCCGTAATCGGCTGGATTCTCTCTCTATTACCGGCAGCAGGACGAGTCTCGAACTGCAGAAAGACCTGATCAAGGCCAACCGGAAAACCGGATTTCTGCTGGATGTCAGCAGCGACAACTATCTGCGCGGCGGCAGCGATCATGCCCCCTTTGTGCGCAAGGGGATCCCGGTCCTCTTTTTCAACTCCGGGATGCATCCGGACTACCACAAGGTCAGCGATGCAGCAGACAAGTGCAACGTCTATAAAATGGCCCGGGTGGCGGAGCTGTGTAGCCGGGTCGCCTGGCAAGTCGCCAACGACAAACAGAAACCGGTTTTTATTCCGCCTGTAAAACCGGTCAAATAA